A stretch of the Brevundimonas sp. MF30-B genome encodes the following:
- a CDS encoding glutathione S-transferase family protein, whose translation MLKLYYSPGACAMASHFALEEAGADYELVKIDLKKGEQKTPEYLAINPAGVTPALVTSRGVLTENVAIVGYVAQTHPDAKLAPTDDSFAFGKMQSVNAWLGSSLHPAIGKVLFSRPPLEGAAREAALKLALEKYDLAEQHLLKGPWVTGEAYTVADGYLSVFTRWARQADLLDKGRYPQLNAHLDAVQARPAAIRALEMEGLQPV comes from the coding sequence ATGTTGAAGCTGTATTATTCCCCCGGCGCCTGCGCCATGGCCTCGCACTTCGCCCTGGAAGAGGCGGGCGCGGACTATGAGCTGGTCAAGATCGATCTGAAGAAGGGCGAGCAAAAGACGCCCGAGTATCTGGCGATCAACCCGGCGGGCGTGACACCGGCGCTGGTCACGAGCCGGGGCGTGCTGACCGAGAACGTCGCCATCGTCGGCTATGTCGCCCAGACCCATCCGGACGCCAAGCTGGCCCCGACTGACGACAGTTTCGCCTTTGGTAAAATGCAGTCGGTCAACGCCTGGCTGGGCTCCAGCCTGCATCCTGCTATCGGCAAGGTGCTGTTCAGCCGTCCGCCGCTCGAGGGCGCCGCGCGGGAAGCGGCCCTGAAGCTCGCGCTCGAGAAATACGACTTGGCCGAGCAGCATCTGCTGAAGGGACCGTGGGTGACCGGCGAGGCCTATACGGTGGCCGACGGCTATCTGTCGGTCTTCACGCGCTGGGCCCGCCAGGCCGATCTGCTAGACAAGGGTCGCTACCCCCAGCTGAACGCCCATCTCGATGCGGTCCAGGCGCGTCCGGCGGCCATTCGGGCGCTGGAGATGGAGGGGCTTCAGCCTGTCTGA
- a CDS encoding TVP38/TMEM64 family protein, with product MRGVLDFILNMEGRRWRTLLASLVLLGAVLAVFAFGKSHFALEAEDQLEAWLGGFRAGPWGLAAAVAVFTLSAFLGVPQFILIAACVVAFGPWYGFLFSWIATVCSAGVTYWLGRGPTARTLERFGGRTTARLKRFVGDNAFSASFIIRNVPSAPFIVVNMAFGAARARFWPYLAGCALGVLPKTALVAFFGGSFMAAVSGDGVWTSLILAGVAVVWLALMLVVRELVRRREAAREPEAF from the coding sequence ATGCGCGGCGTGCTTGATTTCATCCTCAACATGGAAGGCAGGCGGTGGCGGACGCTGCTGGCGAGCCTGGTGCTGCTGGGCGCGGTGCTGGCCGTGTTCGCCTTCGGCAAGAGCCATTTCGCCTTGGAGGCCGAGGATCAGCTGGAGGCCTGGCTGGGCGGTTTTCGGGCGGGGCCGTGGGGGCTGGCGGCGGCGGTTGCGGTGTTCACCCTGTCGGCCTTCCTGGGTGTGCCGCAGTTCATCCTGATCGCGGCCTGCGTGGTGGCCTTCGGCCCCTGGTACGGCTTTCTGTTCAGTTGGATCGCGACCGTCTGCTCGGCCGGGGTGACCTATTGGCTGGGGCGGGGGCCGACGGCCCGGACGCTGGAACGGTTCGGCGGGCGCACGACGGCGCGGCTGAAGCGGTTCGTGGGCGACAACGCCTTCTCGGCCAGCTTCATCATTCGGAACGTGCCGTCCGCGCCCTTCATTGTCGTGAACATGGCGTTCGGCGCCGCGCGCGCACGGTTCTGGCCCTATCTGGCCGGGTGCGCCCTCGGGGTTCTGCCCAAGACCGCGCTGGTGGCCTTCTTCGGCGGGTCCTTCATGGCGGCGGTGTCGGGCGACGGCGTGTGGACTTCGTTGATCCTAGCCGGGGTGGCGGTGGTCTGGCTGGCGCTGATGCTGGTCGTGCGCGAACTGGTCCGACGACGCGAGGCTGCCCGGGAGCCCGAAGCTTTTTAA
- a CDS encoding pyridoxal phosphate-dependent aminotransferase: MSDLQSSALARVKPSATLAVTARARELKREGRDVIGLGAGEPDFDTPENIKAAAIDAIQRGETKYTDVDGLPELKAAIAAKFKRENGLDYSTAQIHVAPGGKAVLYNALVATLSPGDEVIVPAPYWVSYPDMVLLAGGEPKVVIGHEEDGFKLKPAALDAAITPRTRWLILNSPSNPTGAAYTRAELEALAEVLRRHPNVWVMTDDMYEHLIYGDFEYTTLAQVAPDLIDRVLTVNGVSKAYAMTGWRIGYAGGPKPLIDLMRKVAGQTTSNPSSISQWAAVEALNGPQDFIAERGEAFERRRDLVVSMLNQAEGIRCPTPEGAFYVYPSIEGLIGKTTKGGVVIDSDETFATELLNEAGVAVVHGAAFGLSPYFRVSYATGEDTLRQACERIQGFCAGLT, encoded by the coding sequence ATGTCCGATCTGCAGTCGTCCGCCCTCGCCCGCGTCAAGCCGTCGGCCACGCTGGCCGTCACCGCACGGGCGCGCGAGCTGAAGCGCGAGGGCCGCGACGTGATCGGCCTGGGCGCGGGCGAGCCGGACTTCGACACGCCGGAGAACATCAAGGCCGCCGCCATCGACGCGATCCAGCGCGGCGAAACGAAATACACCGACGTCGACGGCCTGCCCGAGCTGAAGGCGGCCATCGCCGCCAAGTTCAAGCGCGAGAACGGCCTGGACTATTCGACCGCCCAGATTCACGTCGCGCCGGGCGGCAAGGCGGTGCTGTACAACGCCCTGGTCGCCACCCTGTCGCCGGGCGACGAGGTGATCGTGCCCGCCCCCTACTGGGTCAGCTATCCCGACATGGTGCTGCTGGCCGGCGGCGAGCCCAAGGTCGTGATCGGCCACGAGGAGGACGGCTTCAAGCTGAAGCCCGCCGCGCTGGACGCCGCGATCACCCCGCGCACACGCTGGCTGATCCTGAACTCGCCCTCCAATCCGACCGGCGCGGCCTATACGCGGGCCGAGCTGGAAGCCCTGGCCGAGGTGCTGCGGCGTCACCCCAATGTCTGGGTGATGACCGACGACATGTATGAGCACCTGATCTACGGCGACTTCGAATACACCACTCTGGCGCAGGTGGCGCCGGACCTGATCGACCGTGTGCTGACGGTCAACGGGGTGTCCAAGGCCTACGCCATGACCGGCTGGCGCATCGGCTATGCGGGCGGGCCCAAGCCTCTGATCGACCTGATGCGCAAGGTGGCGGGCCAGACCACCTCCAACCCCTCGTCCATCAGCCAGTGGGCGGCGGTCGAGGCGCTGAACGGACCTCAGGATTTCATCGCCGAGCGCGGCGAGGCGTTCGAGCGCCGGCGTGACCTGGTGGTGTCGATGCTGAACCAGGCCGAAGGCATCCGCTGCCCCACGCCCGAAGGCGCCTTCTATGTCTATCCCTCGATCGAGGGCCTGATCGGCAAGACGACCAAAGGCGGCGTGGTCATCGACAGCGACGAGACCTTCGCGACCGAGCTGCTGAACGAGGCCGGCGTGGCCGTGGTGCACGGCGCCGCCTTTGGCCTCAGCCCCTATTTCCGCGTCAGCTATGCGACCGGAGAGGACACGCTGCGTCAGGCCTGCGAGCGCATTCAGGGATTCTGCGCCGGCCTGACCTGA
- a CDS encoding organic hydroperoxide resistance protein: protein MDVLYKAHATASGGGREDGRSATDDGKIDVRLSTPTEMGGKGGDGTNPEQLFATGYAACYLGALRLVSGKAGKPVGPDTRVHSTVGFGKNTRGEGFNLDIELKVTDHGLDQADIDDLIQKAHEVCPYSNATRGNVDVRLSAE, encoded by the coding sequence ATGGACGTTCTGTACAAGGCTCATGCGACGGCGTCCGGCGGAGGACGCGAGGACGGGCGCTCGGCCACGGACGACGGCAAGATCGACGTCAGGCTGTCCACGCCGACCGAAATGGGCGGCAAGGGCGGCGACGGGACCAATCCCGAGCAGCTGTTCGCGACCGGCTACGCCGCCTGCTACCTGGGCGCGCTGCGGCTTGTGTCCGGCAAGGCGGGCAAGCCCGTCGGCCCCGACACGCGGGTGCATTCGACCGTCGGCTTCGGGAAGAACACCCGGGGCGAAGGCTTCAACCTGGATATCGAGCTGAAGGTGACCGACCACGGTCTGGACCAGGCCGACATCGACGACCTGATCCAGAAGGCGCACGAAGTCTGCCCCTATTCCAACGCGACGCGCGGCAACGTCGACGTGCGATTGAGCGCGGAATGA
- the cobS gene encoding cobaltochelatase subunit CobS, giving the protein MASPLESTPDPLLTLEPHRKVTVREAFGVDSDMLVPCFAERDSHVPEIDEAYQFDPQTTLSICAGFAFDRRVMVQGYHGTGKSTHIEQVAARLNWPLVRINLDSHVSRIDLIGKDAIVLKDGKQITEFREGMLPWSLQRPIALVFDEYDAGRPDVMFVIQRVLEAQGRLTLLDQNRVIRPNRWFRLFATSNTVGLGDTTGLYHGAQQINQAQLDRWSIVTTLNYLDHDVEAEIVAAKVPDWRHAEGRRKIAAMVRVADMTRNAFMNGDISTVMSPRTVITWAENAQIFDGDLALSFRLTFLNKCDELERPTIAEFYQRAFGEDLPEAATRVKVG; this is encoded by the coding sequence ATGGCCTCCCCCCTCGAATCCACGCCCGACCCGCTGCTGACGCTTGAGCCGCACCGCAAGGTGACGGTCCGCGAAGCCTTTGGCGTCGACAGCGACATGCTGGTGCCCTGCTTCGCCGAGCGCGACAGCCATGTGCCCGAGATCGACGAGGCCTATCAGTTTGATCCCCAGACGACCCTTTCGATCTGCGCCGGCTTCGCCTTCGACCGCCGCGTCATGGTCCAGGGCTATCACGGCACCGGCAAGTCGACGCACATCGAGCAGGTGGCGGCGCGGCTGAACTGGCCGCTGGTGCGCATCAATCTGGACAGCCACGTCAGCCGCATCGATCTGATCGGCAAGGACGCCATCGTCCTGAAGGACGGCAAGCAGATCACCGAGTTCCGCGAGGGCATGCTGCCCTGGTCGCTTCAGCGCCCCATCGCGCTGGTGTTCGACGAGTACGACGCCGGCCGTCCCGACGTGATGTTCGTGATCCAGCGCGTGCTGGAGGCGCAAGGACGCCTGACCCTGCTGGATCAGAACCGGGTCATCCGGCCCAACCGCTGGTTCCGCCTGTTCGCCACCTCCAACACCGTGGGCCTGGGCGACACCACCGGCCTGTATCACGGCGCCCAGCAGATCAATCAGGCGCAGCTGGACCGCTGGTCGATCGTCACCACCCTGAACTACCTCGACCACGACGTCGAAGCCGAGATCGTGGCCGCCAAGGTCCCCGACTGGCGCCACGCCGAGGGCCGCCGCAAGATCGCGGCCATGGTCCGTGTCGCCGACATGACCCGCAACGCCTTCATGAACGGCGACATCTCCACCGTCATGAGCCCGCGCACCGTCATCACCTGGGCCGAGAACGCCCAGATTTTCGACGGCGACCTGGCCCTCAGCTTCCGCCTCACCTTCCTGAACAAGTGCGACGAGCTGGAACGGCCCACCATCGCCGAATTCTATCAGCGCGCGTTCGGCGAAGACCTGCCCGAGGCGGCCACGCGGGTGAAGGTCGGCTGA
- a CDS encoding CsbD family protein, producing MTDQRIEGTADKVGGKLQNGLGRLTGDTKLQADGKINEIKGHAKDAYGRVIDGLDGLVDKAPASVQGKARSGLDFARRKPLLTTGIVAGLAVLLGGLGRRR from the coding sequence ATGACTGACCAACGTATCGAAGGCACGGCCGACAAGGTCGGCGGCAAGCTTCAGAACGGCCTTGGCCGCCTGACGGGCGACACCAAGCTTCAGGCCGACGGCAAGATCAACGAGATCAAGGGCCACGCCAAGGACGCCTACGGCCGCGTCATCGACGGCCTGGACGGCCTGGTCGACAAGGCTCCGGCCAGCGTGCAGGGCAAGGCCCGCTCGGGCCTGGATTTCGCCCGCCGCAAGCCGCTGCTGACCACCGGCATCGTGGCCGGTCTGGCCGTGCTGCTGGGCGGCCTGGGTCGTCGTCGCTAG
- the clpA gene encoding ATP-dependent Clp protease ATP-binding subunit ClpA, producing the protein MPSFSRPLEETLHRAVHYANERRHEYATLEHLLLALIDDPDASGVMTACNVDLSALKAALTLYVDNDLAALATADGDDAKPTAGFQRVIQRAVIHVQSSGREEVSGANVLVAIFSERESHAAYFLQEQDMTRYDAVNFIAHGIAKKAGAGDTRPARGASPEEAEDGAVVKQGGEALEAYCVDLNEKARNGRIDPLIGRQAEVERSIQILCRRTKNNPLLVGDPGVGKTAIAEGLARKIVNDEVPDVLKGATIFSLDMGALLAGTRYRGDFEERLKQVVKELENHENAVLFIDEIHTVIGAGATSGGAMDASNLLKPALASGTLRCMGSTTYKEYRQHFEKDRALVRRFQKIDVNEPTLEDSVKILKGLKTTYEGHHKLRYTDSAIRTAVELSARYMTDRRLPDKAIDVIDEAGASQMLLPESKRKKVIGQKEVEAVIAKMARIPAKSVSKSDTESLKDLQTNLNRVVFGQEQAIEQVSSAMKLARAGLRDPQKPIGAFLFSGPTGVGKTEVARQLASTLGIEMQRFDMSEYMERHTVSRLIGAPPGYVGHDQGGLLTDAVDQHPHSVVLLDEIEKAHPDVYNILLQVMDNGMLTDAVGKKVDFRNVILIMTTNAGAADNARASIGFGRGKVEGEDEKAIQRLFAPEFRNRLDAIVAFKPLGADTIKSVVTKFILQLEAQLADRNITIELTDEAADWLAKNGFDELYGARPLARVIQDSIKKPLADDILFGRLTRGGHVKVELKDGKIAFDITPAKGPAAKAVEEEEAAD; encoded by the coding sequence ATGCCCTCATTTTCGCGTCCTCTCGAAGAGACCCTGCACCGCGCGGTCCACTACGCCAACGAGCGCCGGCATGAGTATGCCACGCTCGAGCACCTGCTGCTGGCCCTGATCGACGACCCGGATGCGTCCGGCGTCATGACGGCCTGCAACGTCGACCTGTCGGCGCTGAAGGCCGCGCTGACCCTGTATGTCGATAACGACCTGGCGGCCCTGGCCACGGCCGACGGCGACGACGCCAAGCCGACCGCCGGCTTCCAGCGCGTGATCCAGCGCGCGGTCATCCACGTCCAGTCCTCGGGCCGGGAAGAGGTGTCGGGCGCCAACGTCCTGGTCGCCATATTCTCAGAGCGCGAGAGCCACGCCGCCTACTTCCTGCAAGAGCAGGACATGACACGCTACGACGCGGTGAACTTCATCGCCCACGGCATCGCCAAGAAGGCGGGCGCCGGCGACACGCGCCCGGCGCGCGGGGCCAGCCCCGAGGAGGCCGAGGACGGCGCGGTCGTCAAACAGGGCGGCGAGGCGCTCGAGGCCTATTGCGTCGATCTGAACGAAAAGGCCCGCAACGGCCGCATCGATCCGCTGATCGGCCGGCAGGCCGAGGTCGAGCGCTCGATCCAGATCCTGTGCCGCCGCACCAAGAACAACCCGCTGCTGGTGGGCGACCCCGGCGTCGGCAAGACCGCCATCGCCGAGGGCCTGGCGCGCAAGATCGTCAATGACGAGGTGCCGGACGTGCTGAAGGGCGCGACCATTTTCTCGCTCGACATGGGCGCGCTTCTGGCCGGCACCCGCTATCGCGGCGACTTCGAGGAGCGGCTGAAGCAGGTCGTCAAGGAGTTGGAGAACCACGAGAACGCGGTCCTGTTCATCGACGAGATCCATACGGTGATCGGTGCGGGCGCGACTTCGGGCGGGGCCATGGACGCGTCCAACCTGCTGAAGCCTGCCCTGGCGTCGGGCACCCTGCGTTGCATGGGCTCTACCACCTACAAGGAGTATCGCCAGCACTTCGAGAAGGACCGCGCCCTGGTGCGGCGCTTCCAGAAGATCGATGTCAACGAGCCGACGCTCGAGGACTCGGTGAAGATCCTCAAGGGCCTGAAAACCACCTACGAGGGCCATCACAAGCTGCGCTACACCGACAGCGCCATCCGCACGGCGGTCGAACTGTCGGCCCGCTACATGACGGACCGCAGGCTGCCGGACAAGGCGATCGACGTGATCGACGAGGCGGGCGCCAGCCAGATGCTGCTGCCCGAATCCAAGCGCAAGAAGGTCATCGGTCAGAAGGAGGTCGAGGCCGTCATCGCCAAGATGGCGCGCATCCCGGCCAAATCGGTGTCCAAGTCCGACACCGAGAGCCTGAAGGATCTACAGACCAACTTGAACCGCGTCGTCTTCGGCCAGGAGCAGGCCATCGAACAGGTCTCGTCGGCCATGAAGCTGGCCCGCGCGGGCCTGCGCGATCCTCAGAAGCCGATCGGGGCCTTCCTGTTCTCGGGCCCGACCGGCGTGGGCAAGACAGAGGTGGCGCGCCAGCTGGCCTCGACGCTCGGCATCGAGATGCAGCGGTTCGACATGTCGGAATACATGGAGCGCCACACCGTCAGCCGTCTGATCGGCGCGCCTCCGGGCTATGTCGGTCACGACCAGGGCGGCCTGCTGACCGATGCCGTCGATCAGCATCCGCACTCGGTGGTGCTGCTGGACGAGATCGAGAAGGCGCACCCCGATGTCTACAACATCCTGCTCCAGGTCATGGACAACGGCATGTTGACCGACGCGGTGGGCAAGAAGGTGGACTTCAGGAACGTCATCCTGATCATGACCACCAACGCCGGGGCCGCCGACAACGCCCGCGCCTCCATCGGCTTCGGCCGGGGCAAGGTCGAGGGCGAGGACGAGAAGGCCATCCAGCGTCTGTTCGCGCCGGAGTTCCGCAACCGCCTGGACGCCATCGTGGCGTTCAAGCCGCTGGGCGCCGACACGATCAAGTCGGTGGTGACCAAGTTCATCCTGCAGCTGGAAGCCCAGCTGGCGGATCGCAACATCACCATCGAGCTGACCGACGAGGCGGCCGACTGGCTGGCCAAGAATGGCTTCGACGAACTGTACGGCGCGCGCCCCCTGGCTCGCGTCATCCAGGACTCGATCAAGAAGCCGCTGGCCGACGACATCCTGTTCGGACGACTGACCCGCGGCGGCCACGTGAAGGTGGAGTTGAAGGACGGCAAGATCGCCTTCGACATCACCCCCGCCAAGGGCCCGGCCGCCAAGGCCGTGGAAGAGGAGGAGGCGGCGGACTGA
- the clpS gene encoding ATP-dependent Clp protease adapter ClpS: MPIRRPGEQDGGSGAAVVTETKPKLQRPSLYRVLILNDDYTPMEFVIYVLERFFQKSREDATRIMLHVHQHGVGVCGVFTYEVAETKVAQVVETARRHQHPLQCTMEKD, encoded by the coding sequence ATGCCTATCAGACGGCCCGGTGAACAGGATGGCGGCTCAGGCGCCGCAGTCGTCACCGAAACCAAGCCGAAGCTTCAGCGGCCCTCGCTCTATCGGGTGCTGATCCTGAACGACGACTACACGCCGATGGAATTCGTCATCTACGTGCTGGAGCGGTTCTTCCAGAAGAGCCGCGAGGACGCGACCCGCATCATGCTGCACGTGCATCAGCACGGCGTCGGCGTGTGCGGGGTGTTCACCTACGAAGTGGCCGAAACCAAGGTCGCCCAGGTGGTGGAAACCGCCCGACGTCACCAGCACCCCCTGCAATGCACGATGGAAAAGGACTGA
- a CDS encoding carboxylesterase/lipase family protein has product MRLSLLILLMASLMTAGCVLTPGQVDRVRFARDAELVLARTQAGIVRGVEGDGVRAFLGVPYAAPPVGENRWRAPGPVEPWSGARDATRLGRGCIQALSPKAVLGGGGGVVAGSEDCLYANIYAPAGEPERARPVMVFLHGGAFTLGSGGQYDASRLAQDQDRVVVTFNYRLGALGWLALDDLAAPGDAGGDFGLMDMIALLRWVQNDIAAFGGDPGQVTAFGESAGGWGLCHLLASPEARGLFQSAIIQSAGCFERSTQAAVDQAAADGRRFAEALGCPDADCLRALPAWRIARVASPRRGINGPGSWGPVYGGPRTPMNIEAAYAAGQIAHVPVIVGSNTDEARLFTVAVRSRERFEREMRWSYGDDAEAVLDRYPVVDGDYRASLAASLTDALFACPAHRMRLALSPHVPVRGYEFGDADAPVRIPRWATGDMGAFHASELAAVFGASWALQDADGFSPEQAALSDRMRHAWAGDLADWPVTQDGDAPVRIFSPEGDRLDDSFARRHNCAFWADVVLGGETPRLQAD; this is encoded by the coding sequence ATGCGTCTGTCTCTTCTGATCCTCTTGATGGCTTCGCTGATGACGGCGGGATGTGTGCTGACGCCGGGACAGGTCGATCGCGTTCGCTTCGCCAGGGACGCCGAACTCGTGCTGGCGCGAACGCAGGCGGGCATTGTCCGTGGGGTCGAGGGCGACGGAGTGCGCGCCTTTCTGGGCGTGCCGTACGCTGCACCCCCTGTCGGAGAGAACCGGTGGCGCGCCCCTGGTCCAGTCGAGCCCTGGAGCGGTGCCCGCGACGCCACGCGACTGGGCCGCGGCTGCATCCAGGCGCTCAGTCCCAAGGCCGTGCTGGGCGGCGGCGGCGGGGTGGTCGCGGGGTCTGAAGACTGCCTCTACGCCAACATCTATGCGCCGGCCGGCGAGCCCGAGCGTGCGCGGCCCGTGATGGTGTTCCTGCACGGCGGAGCCTTCACTCTGGGATCGGGCGGCCAATATGACGCCAGCCGCCTGGCGCAGGATCAGGACCGGGTCGTGGTCACCTTCAACTATCGCCTCGGCGCCCTAGGCTGGCTGGCGCTGGATGATCTCGCCGCGCCGGGCGACGCCGGAGGCGATTTCGGGCTGATGGACATGATCGCCCTGCTGCGCTGGGTGCAGAACGACATCGCGGCCTTCGGCGGCGATCCCGGCCAGGTCACGGCCTTTGGCGAAAGCGCGGGGGGCTGGGGCTTGTGCCACTTGCTCGCCTCGCCCGAGGCCAGGGGCCTGTTCCAGTCGGCCATCATCCAGAGCGCGGGCTGTTTCGAACGCTCGACCCAGGCAGCCGTCGATCAGGCGGCGGCTGACGGCAGACGTTTCGCCGAGGCTCTGGGGTGCCCGGACGCCGACTGCCTGCGCGCCCTGCCCGCCTGGCGCATCGCCCGCGTCGCCTCGCCTCGCCGCGGCATCAACGGCCCAGGCTCCTGGGGGCCCGTTTACGGCGGGCCGCGCACGCCGATGAACATCGAGGCCGCCTATGCGGCGGGTCAGATCGCCCACGTCCCCGTGATCGTCGGGTCCAACACCGACGAAGCGCGTCTGTTCACCGTCGCGGTCCGCAGCCGGGAGCGGTTCGAACGCGAGATGCGCTGGTCCTATGGCGACGATGCGGAGGCGGTGCTGGACCGCTATCCCGTGGTCGACGGCGACTACCGAGCCTCCCTGGCGGCCAGCCTGACCGACGCCCTGTTCGCCTGTCCGGCTCACCGGATGCGCCTCGCCCTGTCGCCGCACGTCCCCGTGCGCGGCTATGAGTTCGGCGATGCGGACGCGCCCGTGCGCATCCCGCGCTGGGCGACCGGCGACATGGGCGCCTTCCACGCCAGCGAACTGGCTGCGGTGTTCGGCGCAAGCTGGGCGCTGCAAGACGCTGACGGCTTCAGCCCAGAGCAGGCGGCGCTGTCAGACCGCATGCGTCACGCCTGGGCCGGCGACCTGGCCGACTGGCCTGTGACACAGGATGGAGACGCGCCTGTTCGGATTTTTTCGCCAGAAGGCGATCGCCTGGACGACAGCTTCGCGCGCCGCCACAACTGCGCCTTCTGGGCCGATGTGGTGCTGGGCGGCGAGACGCCTCGGCTGCAGGCCGACTGA
- the rpsF gene encoding 30S ribosomal protein S6, translated as MALYEHTVMTRQDISAQQAEALNDTIKALIEEGGGTVAKIEYWGLRNLTYRVKKNRKAHYSLLAIDAPAAAVAEVERQLSINEDVLRWLTIRVEELDLELSPLLARRERERERERERGPRDDAAASE; from the coding sequence ATGGCTCTTTACGAGCACACGGTCATGACGCGCCAGGATATCTCGGCGCAACAGGCCGAAGCGCTGAACGACACCATCAAGGCTCTGATCGAAGAAGGCGGCGGCACCGTCGCCAAGATCGAGTACTGGGGTCTGCGCAACCTCACCTACCGCGTGAAGAAGAACCGCAAGGCTCACTATTCGCTGCTCGCCATCGACGCCCCGGCCGCCGCCGTGGCCGAGGTCGAGCGTCAGCTGTCGATCAACGAAGACGTGCTGCGTTGGCTGACGATCCGCGTCGAGGAGCTCGACTTGGAACTGTCGCCCCTGCTGGCCCGCCGCGAGCGTGAACGCGAGCGCGAGCGCGAGCGCGGCCCGCGCGACGACGCCGCGGCTTCGGAATAA
- the rpsR gene encoding 30S ribosomal protein S18 → MTDTTAPTPGAPAGSGPARRPFHRRRKVCPFSGANAPKIDYKDVKLLQRYVSERGKIVPSRITAVSQKKQRELAKAIKRARYLALLPYVVK, encoded by the coding sequence ATGACCGACACCACCGCCCCGACCCCGGGCGCCCCGGCCGGCTCCGGCCCGGCTCGCCGCCCCTTCCACCGTCGCCGCAAGGTGTGCCCGTTCTCGGGCGCCAACGCGCCGAAGATCGACTACAAGGACGTGAAGCTGCTGCAGCGTTACGTCTCCGAACGCGGCAAGATCGTGCCTTCGCGCATCACCGCCGTCTCCCAGAAAAAGCAGCGCGAACTGGCCAAGGCCATCAAGCGCGCCCGCTATCTGGCCCTCCTGCCGTACGTGGTGAAGTAA